ATAAGAAATACCTCACCACCCCCGACACCCAGGCATGGCTAGCCGTCATGCAGCCCGGCGACGCCCCGATCGGATATATCCTCGTCACCCCACCCGACCTTCCTCTCGACGACATCACCCCCGCAGACATCGAGCTCAAACGCATCTACCTCTTTGCCCGCTTCCAGGGCACCGGCACCGGTCGCCTGCTCATGAACAAGGCCGTCGAGATCGCCCGCGAGGCCGGCAAGAAGCGCCTCCTCTTAGGCGTAAACGCCGAAAACGAGACCGCCCTCAGCTTCTACTATCGCAACGGCTTCATCAAGGCCGGCGTCCGGAAGTTCCAGGTTGGGGACATCCTCTGCGACGACTTCATCCTAGCCCGCCCGCTTTAATCCGACCACAAAACCCGGTGCCCCATCCATCGCGCCTTTGCCTCACGCGATGGGTGGGACATCGAGCGAAGCTCGACCGCTCCCGCCCCCAAAGCCCCCAAACGCAAAACGGCGCGGCCCTTGGGTCGCGCCGTCGTGACTCAAACAAAGAGCCGTTACCAAAGCCCCCACGACCGGCTGATGTAGTCACTCAGCGTCATCGTGATCAAAACGAGAAACGTAAAGAATCCCGCGCCTACGGTCATCTTGATCAGCTTCGACTGCCACTTCACGTGCATGAAGAACAGGATCACCACCACCGCCTTGAACGAAGCGATCCCTAGCGCAATGATGGGGTTGAACACCCCCAAGTCCCAGTCGGCGGCAAACACCGTGATCAGCGTCCCCAGCAACAGCGTGCCGAAGACAGCGAGATACGTGATCGGCTGAACCACATGATGCTCAGCGTGCTCCGGATTGATGACGTTCGACGGGTCGTGGTATTGATCGTGTTCAGACACAGCATGACTCCTTGAAGTATTGCGAAGTTACTTAAGCGGGTGGCGATTGATGAGGTACAGCAAGGGGAACAGGAACAGCCACACGATATCGACAAAGTGCCAGTAGAGCCCGAAGTTCTCAATCGGCGCAACATACCCCGCAGAAAACTCCCCTCGGTTCGCTCGCCAGATCAGCCAGAACAAGATCCCAAGCCCCAGGATCATGTGGAACGCGTGCATCCCCGTCATCGCAAAGTACAAGAAGAAGAAGATCTGCGTCTTCTGCGCCATGTCCGGAGCCATCGGCACCTGATCAGGCTTGCCCGTCTTGGCATCGATCGGCGGGTTCACGAACTCGCGGATATCGAAGCTCGCTCCTGGAATGTGGTGCTTCTCATACTTCTCGTGGTACTCGTCGGCCTTTACGCCGAGGAAGGCGAAGCCGAAGATCGTCGTCAGCACCAAGAAGATCACCAGCAGCTTTTGCTTCTTCATCTCCGCTGCCCAAACGCCCAGCGCCATGAAGAACCCCGACGTGATCAGGATGACCGTGTTGATCGCGCCTTCAGTCACATTCAACTGGTTCGAAGCGGCAACAAAAGCCGGGTTGTACCAGTTGCGATACAGCAGGTACGCGAAGAACATGCCGCCGAAGAACATGATCTCGGTCAGCAGGAACAGCCACATGCCGAAGCTGCCCGCCTCGCGCTGCTGCTGCTCCGTCTCAAAGTGATGGCGGTGCTGCGGAAGCATCACGTGTTCGTGATCTTCCTCATGGGCCGCACCGTGTACGTCAGGATGGGTGGCGATGGCGTTATCCAACGGTCGTTACCTCGTTTGCGTGCTTGTGTTCCAGCCACTCGTAGTCATACGCTTCATGGTCCATAACGGGAATTTCAACGAAGTTCTCCGTCAGCGGAGGAGACTGAATCTGCCACTCAAGTCCCGTAGCCTGCCAAGGATTGTTGCCCGCAATCGCTCCATACTTCAGCGACCACGCGAGATAGATCAGCGGCATCAGGAAGCCAACCCCAAGCACCGTCGCTCCGGCCGTCGAAAGCACGTTCAGCACCTGGAACTCCGGAGGATACGCATGATACCGGCGCGGCATACCCAGGTAGCCAAGGATGAACTGCGGCATAAACGTCAGGTTGAACCCGATGAAGCTGACTACTGCGGAAAGTTTGGACACCGACTCCGGATACATCCGGCCTGTCATCTTCGGCCACCAGAAGTGAATGCCCGCCAGGAACGCCATCAACATGCCGCCCACCATCACGTAGTGGAAGTGCGCCACGATGAAGTACGTCTCGGTCAGGTGGATGTCCATGCCCAGCGATCCAAGGAACACGCCCGTCAGTCCGCCAATGGTGAACAGTCCGATGAACGCGAACGCATAAAGCATCGGCGTCTCGAACGTGATCGAACCCTTCTGCAGAGTGAACGCCCAGTTGAAGACCTTGATCGCCGAAGGCACCGCGACCAGCATGGTCAGCAGCGAGAACACCAGCGCCGAGTAGTTCGACACGCCCATGATGAACATGTGGTGTGCCCACACGAAGAAGCCGAACAGCGCAATCGCCACCGAAGAGAACGCCACAGCCGTGTAGCCAAACACCCGCTTCCGGCTGAAGGTGCTGATGACCTCAGAGATCACGCCCATACCCGGCAGAATCATGATGTACACGGCAGGGTGCGAGTAGAACCAGAAGAGATGCTGGAAGAGCAGAGGATCGCCGCCCTTGGTCGGGTCGAATACTCCGATACCCAGCGTGCGCTCCAGAGCCACCAGAACGATCGTGATCGCCAGCACCGGCGTTCCCAGAACCATCAGGATCGAGGCCGCATAATTCGACCAAACGAACAGCGGCATCCGGAACCACGTCATGCCCGGCGCGCGCATCCGGTGGATGGTCACGATAAAGTTCAACCCGGTAAAGATCGACGAGAACCCTACGATGAATACGCCCGTCGCCGCCGTGATCACATGCGTGTTCAGGTAGTGAGTCGAGAGCGGCGTCGTAAACGTCCACCCCGTATCGACTCCACCCTGTACCAGCGCGATCAGCGTGAACAACGCGCCGCCAAGGTACAGATACCAGCTCAACAGGTTGATCTTCGGAAACGCCAGGTCCTTCGCGCCGATCATGATCGGGATCAGGAAGTTCCCAATCGTCGCCGGAACCGACGGCACCAGGAACAGGAAGATCATGATCAACCCGTGCATGGTGAAGAACTTGTTGTACGTGTCGGACGCAACCAGGTCAGGCTGCGGCGTCAGCAGCTCCAACCGGATCAGGCCCGCAAACGCTCCGCCCAGAAAGAAGAAGAACGTGATCGAGATCAGGTACAGGATGCCGATGCGTTTATGGTCGCCCGTCAGCAGCCAGCTCAACAGGCCGTGCTCGTTGTTCAGATAGTTCCGCTTCGGCAACTCGGCCGTGCTCTGATCAGGAAGATTGACGATCGTGTGATGTGTTGTAGCGCTCATGGCTTCACCATCCCTGTGCTGGCTCCCGGGCCTTGCTGAGGCACGACTGGCTGTGGCGTGCTCGGGGCTGCTTGGTCGGACTCTGCTGTGACCAGCGTCTGTTTGACGCGGTAGTTGGAATCAAGGTTCTTGATAAACTCCACCAGGTCGATCAGACCCTCTTCACTGATCTGCCCCTGGTACGTCGGCATAATCGGCGCATACCCCGCCGTAATATGTTGCGACGGATTAAGAATAGCGTCCCGCAAGTAAGCGTCATTTACAAGAACCTGCGATCCGTTCGTGAGCTGCAACTTCGACCCATAAACTCCCGCAAGATTCGGTCCACGCGCCGCCGCCGAGCCGTTATGGCAGGCGTTGCAGCCCATCGCCGAGTACAGCCGTTCGCCGTTCTGTGCCAGCGACATGCCGCTCGTCGACTGCTGCGTCCACTTGGTGTAGTCCTCGGGGCTCATCGCCGTAATCGAGCCAATCATCGCCGAGTGCGCCGTGCCGCAATACTGCGTGCAGAAGAGGTGGTACGTTCCCGGCTCCGTCGCCTGGAACCACACCGTCGAATAGCGCCCCGGAATCACTTCGCGCTTCACCCGGAAGTCCGGAATCGAGAAGCTGTGAAACACGTCCTGCGAGATCATCGTCAACTGCACTGGCCGTCCAATCGGAACGTGCAGCGCATTGATCTCGTGCTGCCCACCCGGATGCTCGGCCTTCCACATCCACTGCTTACCAACGATGTAGATATTCATCGCATTGGTCGGCGGATTGTAGATGCGGAAGTACAGCAGCGCGCCCCACACAAACGTTACCAGGAAGATTGCCAGCGGAATGATCGTCCACGTCGCCTCGAGCAGGGTCGAGCCTTCGATCTGCGTCGCCACCGGGCTGCGCTCCTTGCGGTACCGGATCGAGAACCCGAAGATCAGCGCGCCCACCAGCACCAGGCCGACCACCGTCATCGCCAGCAAAAAGAAGTACAGCGCATCGGTCCAAGGCGCAATCGTCGACGCCTCAGCCGGGAACAACGCCGAGGAGTGGAGCCACTTCACTAAAAACTGCCAGAGTACTGGACTGATATGCATCGTTACCCTTTATCCGTTCTCGATCCGTTGCGACCTGTCAGGTTATGCTCGCGACCCAACTTCAAATCCCGCCGGAACATCAAAAATATAAAACCGCCCAGACCCGCCATCGTCACCATCCCGCCAAACTGGACTACCCTAGCAACGATCAAGGAGTGTTTGTTCGTCTGCGGATCGTAGTGATAGCAGTAGGTCAGAATATTCGCGACCGGCGACCCAATCTTGTTTCCCGAGGCATCGATCAACCCCAGCAACATGTCCTTCGGTGAATACTCCACGCCAAGGTAGTACTGGGCCAGCTTGCCCTGCGACGTGACCAGCTCGATCGAACTCGCATGAGCGAACTGCGTCAGCCGACCATCCGGCCCCGGAACCCGAACATACCCAAATCCCACTGCGTCAGTGACTGCATCGATCGCCGGCTTCTTGCCTGTAAGAAAATGCCATCCATCCGCCGTCTCTGGACGCCCGTAACGCTTCAGGTAGAACGCCTTCTTCTTCGCCGCATCAGCCGGAGTATCTGTCGGATCGATGCTCATGATGACGACCTGGAAGTCCTTACCGGGGGTTAGGTGTACCATCTCAAGCGAACTCGTCAGCCCGTCCAGCTCTTCCGAACAAAGCAGCGGGCAGCTGAAGTAAACCAACGAGATGACTGCCGGGGTCTTGCCGCCAAAATAGTCCCCGAGATGCACCGTCTTGCCCGTCTCGTCAACGAACTCCGCGTCAAGCGGCAACTGCTGGTTCAGGTGCTGCGTCACAGCGACCTTTTGCAGTACCGTCGGCAGTTGGTCGCCAGTATTCTCGCCCGCCTGCTTATCGCCATAGCTCGAGACCTGCGCCGATGCCGTCGCGACCAGCAGAGGCAGCGCCAGAAGCCCGGCGCACACATCTGCCGCCGTCCCCTTCCACCCTCGCTTTGTCGCTCTCATCCACATATCTCTAACCTTGTCGCCCGATTGCAGGTACCACTCACTTACCCTTGTCATCCTTCGACGAAGTCGGAGGATCTGCTTCTCGTGCTTGCTTCGAAACTGCTGGCCCTGCTTAAATCCTAAGCCGTAAAGCGACCCCAACTACTTGATCGGGGCTAGCTCCGCGTGCGTATTCTCCTCAGCCTTTGCAAAGCTCATCTTCTGCTTCCGCGCTTCCATCGCATCAAGTTCGTACCCTGTCCGCGCAAAGCCGCTGGTTAGCGGAACCTGCGGAACCGGATGAGCATCCCCCGCCATCAGCGTCGTCGGTGCCGAACCCTGAGCCACGACCGGCAGTTTACCCGCCACCAACTCCATCGCCCGATCGATCGGAATCCGTATCGTACCGTTGTTCGAGCTGTAGTGATTCAGCAGCAGGTCCTCGCGGGCATGAAGGTCCGCCGTCGCCTGGTTGCCATCGTCGATATCCAGCCGAGGCGTCGGAAACGACTGCGTCATCTGCGCCAGCTCTTTCTGCTGCATCACGGCGTTGCTGGTCAGGTCTTCGCGCTTCCCGCCGCCCTCCAGGGTCGACTTCGTGTGCCACTTATCCGTAGGTCCGTCCGACTCGGTCAGCTGATTATTGATCAACTTTCCAATTCCGAAGCAGACCACAAAAAAGATGACTAGGAAGCCCATCAGGCCGCCAAGAAACACCACCACGCCGCTGACGTTGACGTCCGTTGTCTCGTAACCAGGATGCTCGCCGTCAAGGGCGGGCTTCGGGTCCACGTGGCTCACCGCTTTTCCGAGTTCTCCATCATTAGTGGGCATGTTCAGGCTCCAACATCTCTTCAACGTGAGGATCGTTGACCGCAATCAACGGACGCGAGTTCAGTAGCGTCAGGTAGTAGGTGCCCCAAAGGCCAAGCATCGCAATCGGGACAGTAACGTAAGCGAGGATTCCGAAATTGCCGGCAATATGCAGGTTGCCTGCGGCATCCGGGAAGTTCGGCTCGATGATCCAGAACAGGTCGATTGCACGCGCGAGGATCATAAAGGTGCACAGCACCTTCATCCGCGACTTGCTGCGCTTCAGGTCGCGCGACAGCAACAGGCAGAAGGGAATCAGCCAATGGCACACGAAGTCCAGCGAGCAGATCGTCCACCATCCGCCATGGATGCGTGCCAGATACCACGGAATCTCGTCCGGAACGTTGCCGGACCAGAGGATCAGGAACTCCGCGAAGGTCAGATAGATGTTCAGCATGACGAACGCGAAGAGGAACTTGCCCAGGTCGTGCTGCTCGGTCGTCCGCAGCATCGTCTTCATCGGCTCGACCTTGGAAAGGGAGACCACGGTAAGAATGCCCAGCGCCAGCACTCCGTAACCCTGGCCGACCATGAACTTCAGGCCCCATACCGAGCTGTACCAACTCACATCGAGCGACATCACCCAGACGATAATGATGTCCGTCATCAGGATTACGTAGATCAGGATGCCCGGGCCGGAGAGGTTCTCGAACTTCATCCGCCAGCGCTCGAAGCTACCCTCGGTGCCACGCGCCTCATCCGCGTCGCGCGCGATCGACCAGCGCCGCAGCGTGAAAGCCAGGAACAGAAACACCG
This Granulicella aggregans DNA region includes the following protein-coding sequences:
- a CDS encoding GNAT family N-acetyltransferase, whose product is MPFDEISLRRATLDDAPALAIVGAGTTLETFAGLVDGQSLLQHCEKNHSVAAYKKYLTTPDTQAWLAVMQPGDAPIGYILVTPPDLPLDDITPADIELKRIYLFARFQGTGTGRLLMNKAVEIAREAGKKRLLLGVNAENETALSFYYRNGFIKAGVRKFQVGDILCDDFILARPL
- a CDS encoding cytochrome C oxidase subunit IV family protein: MSEHDQYHDPSNVINPEHAEHHVVQPITYLAVFGTLLLGTLITVFAADWDLGVFNPIIALGIASFKAVVVILFFMHVKWQSKLIKMTVGAGFFTFLVLITMTLSDYISRSWGLW
- a CDS encoding cytochrome c oxidase subunit 3 family protein → MDNAIATHPDVHGAAHEEDHEHVMLPQHRHHFETEQQQREAGSFGMWLFLLTEIMFFGGMFFAYLLYRNWYNPAFVAASNQLNVTEGAINTVILITSGFFMALGVWAAEMKKQKLLVIFLVLTTIFGFAFLGVKADEYHEKYEKHHIPGASFDIREFVNPPIDAKTGKPDQVPMAPDMAQKTQIFFFLYFAMTGMHAFHMILGLGILFWLIWRANRGEFSAGYVAPIENFGLYWHFVDIVWLFLFPLLYLINRHPLK
- the ctaD gene encoding cytochrome c oxidase subunit I, which gives rise to MSATTHHTIVNLPDQSTAELPKRNYLNNEHGLLSWLLTGDHKRIGILYLISITFFFFLGGAFAGLIRLELLTPQPDLVASDTYNKFFTMHGLIMIFLFLVPSVPATIGNFLIPIMIGAKDLAFPKINLLSWYLYLGGALFTLIALVQGGVDTGWTFTTPLSTHYLNTHVITAATGVFIVGFSSIFTGLNFIVTIHRMRAPGMTWFRMPLFVWSNYAASILMVLGTPVLAITIVLVALERTLGIGVFDPTKGGDPLLFQHLFWFYSHPAVYIMILPGMGVISEVISTFSRKRVFGYTAVAFSSVAIALFGFFVWAHHMFIMGVSNYSALVFSLLTMLVAVPSAIKVFNWAFTLQKGSITFETPMLYAFAFIGLFTIGGLTGVFLGSLGMDIHLTETYFIVAHFHYVMVGGMLMAFLAGIHFWWPKMTGRMYPESVSKLSAVVSFIGFNLTFMPQFILGYLGMPRRYHAYPPEFQVLNVLSTAGATVLGVGFLMPLIYLAWSLKYGAIAGNNPWQATGLEWQIQSPPLTENFVEIPVMDHEAYDYEWLEHKHANEVTTVG
- the coxB gene encoding cytochrome c oxidase subunit II; translated protein: MHISPVLWQFLVKWLHSSALFPAEASTIAPWTDALYFFLLAMTVVGLVLVGALIFGFSIRYRKERSPVATQIEGSTLLEATWTIIPLAIFLVTFVWGALLYFRIYNPPTNAMNIYIVGKQWMWKAEHPGGQHEINALHVPIGRPVQLTMISQDVFHSFSIPDFRVKREVIPGRYSTVWFQATEPGTYHLFCTQYCGTAHSAMIGSITAMSPEDYTKWTQQSTSGMSLAQNGERLYSAMGCNACHNGSAAARGPNLAGVYGSKLQLTNGSQVLVNDAYLRDAILNPSQHITAGYAPIMPTYQGQISEEGLIDLVEFIKNLDSNYRVKQTLVTAESDQAAPSTPQPVVPQQGPGASTGMVKP
- a CDS encoding SCO family protein encodes the protein MRATKRGWKGTAADVCAGLLALPLLVATASAQVSSYGDKQAGENTGDQLPTVLQKVAVTQHLNQQLPLDAEFVDETGKTVHLGDYFGGKTPAVISLVYFSCPLLCSEELDGLTSSLEMVHLTPGKDFQVVIMSIDPTDTPADAAKKKAFYLKRYGRPETADGWHFLTGKKPAIDAVTDAVGFGYVRVPGPDGRLTQFAHASSIELVTSQGKLAQYYLGVEYSPKDMLLGLIDASGNKIGSPVANILTYCYHYDPQTNKHSLIVARVVQFGGMVTMAGLGGFIFLMFRRDLKLGREHNLTGRNGSRTDKG